A section of the Papio anubis isolate 15944 chromosome 16, Panubis1.0, whole genome shotgun sequence genome encodes:
- the CCDC157 gene encoding coiled-coil domain-containing protein 157 isoform X1 translates to MAHLLGSQACMDSLRTDLTDLQGAIVDVFSRAGPVRFPSWKFPDRMACDLDMVALLEHYDHVPGDPEFTQLSHVVLLELVIDRLLLLLQSCMSYLENLGSEQMMPPARATGPCMSVGLTVRRFWDSLLKLGTLHQQPLPQKGANQRETPTSKPTKGEPARSPECQPAKFIKPSSPVPGLPQTCQEPESIPVKASLQFPATTSRNTRSVYSQTIETALVPCDACASVQGSLQKVGKAVISLCQSQNLPSSLGQFQQLVQDSMGLRPLPAATVGRWAAEQRKDLKRLSKHVEALRAQLEEAEGQKDGLRKQAGKLEQALKQEQGARRRQAEEDEQCLSEWERDKQQLLTETSDLKTKMATLERELKQQQESMQAMETKAQQLQEEGERRAAAERQVQQLEEQVQLLVGRLEGAGQQICWASTELDKEKARVDSMVRHQESLQAKQRALLKQLDSLDQEREELRGSLDEAEAQRAHVEEQLQSEREQGQCQLRAQQELLQSLQREKQGLEQATTDLRLTILELERELVELRERERLLVAFPDLHQPTETQIQIHGPVPLGTGGRSSSVESQITCPTDSGNVTDHMERQVQANDIRIQVLQEENGRLQSMLSKIREVAQQGGLKLIPQDWLWSPSSKGTQGATQPVQAQSTSPGPLGRQHLPSSKTGRTLLGQPCASPPRQQPCASPPRQPCSQPNKSLLEGVTHLDTCTQNPIKALVRLRKRLSPGRGQASSAHQPQERPM, encoded by the exons ATGGCGCACCTGCTGGGCAGCCAGGCCTGCATGGACAGCCTGCGCACAGACCTCACCGACCTGCAGGGTGCCATCGTAGACGTCTTCTCCCGCGCCGGGCCTGTGCGCTTCCCCTCCTGGAAGTTCCCTGACCGCATGGCCTGTGACCTCGACATGGTGGCCCTGCTGGAGCACTATGACCATGTTCCGGGTGACCCCGAGTTCACGCAGCTGTCCCATGTTGTGCTGCTGGAGCTGGTCATCGACAG gctcctgctgctgcttcagagCTGCATGAGCTACTTGGAGAACCTTGGCTCCGAGCAGATGATGCCCCCTGCACGGGCTACGGGGCCCTGCATGTCTGTGGGGCTCACGGTGCGGCGCTTCTGGGATAGCCTGCTGAAGCTAGGCACGCTCCACCAGCAGCCACTCCCCCAG AAAGGGGCAAACCAAAGAGAGACTCCCACCTCCAAGCCCACCAAGGGCGAGCCAGCCAGGAGCCCTGAATGTCAGCCTGCCAAGTTCATCAAGCCCTCCTCCCCAGTGCCAGGCTTGCCCCAGACCTGCCAAGAGCCAGAGAGCATCCCTGTCAAAGCCTCCCTGCAGTTCCCAGCCACGACCTCCAGGAACACCAGGAGTGTCTACTCCCAGACCATTGAGACGGCCCTGGTGCCCTGTGACGCATGCGCCAGCGTCCAGGGAAGCCTGCAGAAGGTGGGCAAGGCGGTCATCAGCCTGTGTCAGAGCCAGAACTTGCCTTCATCCTTAGGCCAGTTCCAGCAACTGGTACAGGACAGCATGGGGCTCAGGCCACTGCCGGCTGCTACAGTGGGCcgctgggcagcagagcaaaggAAAGACCTGAAGCGCCTCAGTAAGCACGTGGAGGCCCTCAGGGCCCAGCTGGAGGAGGCCGAGGGGCAGAAGGATGGCCTGAGGAAGCAGGCGGGCAAGCTGGAGCAGGCGCTGAAACAGGAGCAGGGGGCGCGGCGGCGACAGGCAGAGGAGGATGAGCAGTGCCTGTCCGAGTGGGAGCGTGACAAACAGCAGCTGCTCACAG AAACAAGTGACCTAAAGACAAAGATGGCCACCCTGGAGAGAGAACTGAAGCAACAACAGGAGTCCATGCAGGCTATGG AGACAAAGGCCCAGCAGCTGCAGGAGGAAGGCGAGCGCAGGGCGGCAGCAGAGAGGCAGGTGCAGCAGCTGGAGGAGCAGGTGCAGCTGTTGGTGGGTCGGCTGGAGGGTGCTGGCCAGCAGATCTGCTGGGCCAGCACAGAGCTGGATAAGGAGAAAGCCCGTGTTGACAGCATGGTCCGCCACCAGGAG TCTCTGCAGGCCAAGCAGCGAGCCCTGCTAAAGCAGCTGGACAGCCTGGACCAGGAACGTGAGGAGCTGCGGGGCAGCCTGGATGAGGCTGAGGCCCAGCGGGCCCACGTGGAGGAGCAGCTGCAGAGCGAGCGGGAGCAGGGGCAATGCCAGCTCAGGGCCCAGCAG GAGCTGCTGCAGAGCCTGCAGAGGGAGAAGCAAGGCCTGGAGCAGGCGACTACGGACCTGCGGCTAACCATCCTGGAGCTAGAGCGGGAGCTGGTGGAGCTCAGGGAGCGGGAGCGGCTGCTGGTGGCCTTCCCAGACCTGCACCAGCCCACCGAGACCCAGATCCAGATCCATG GTCCTGTCCCATTGGGCACAGGAGGCAGATCCAGCAGCGTGGAATCCCAGATAACATGTCCCACAGACTCTGGCAACGTCACAGATCACATGGAGAGGCAAGTGCAGGCCAACGACATCCGCATCCAGGTCCTACAGGAGGAGAACGGGCGGCTCCAATCAATGTTGTCCAAAATCCGGGAAGTGGCCCAGCAGGGTGGCCTCAAG ctgATCCCGCAGGACTGGCTCTGGTCCCCTTCTAGCAAGGGAACCCAGGGAGCAACACAGCCAGTCCAGGCCCAGAGCACATCCCCAGG GCCCTTGGGCAGACAGCACCTTCCTAGCAGCAAGACGGGCAGGACCCTGCTGGGCCAGCCCTGCGCATCCCCACCTCGGCAGCAGCCCTGCGCATCCCCACCTCGGCAGCCCTGCAGCCAGCCCAACAAGTCCTTGCTGGAGGGTGTGACCCACTTGGATACCTGCACCCAGAACCCCATCAAGGCCTTGGTCAGGCTGAGGAAGAGACTGTCACCTGGCCGGGGACAGGCCAGCTCTGCACACCAGCCCCAGGAGCGGCCCATGTAG
- the SF3A1 gene encoding splicing factor 3A subunit 1, with protein sequence MPAGPVQAVPPPPPVATEPKQPTEEEASSKEDSAPSKPVVGIIYPPPEVRNIVDKTASFVARNGPEFEARIRQNEINNPKFNFLNPNDPYHAYYRHKVSEFKEGKAQEPSAAIPKVMQQQQQATQQQLPQKVQAQVIQETIVPKEPPPEFEFIADPPSISAFDLDVVKLTAQFVARNGRQFLTQLMQKEQRNYQFDFLRPQHSLFNYFTKLVEQYTKILIPPKGLFSKLKKEAENPREVLDQVCYRVEWAKFQERERKKEEEEKEKERVAYAQIDWHDFVVVETVDFQPNEQGNFPPPTTPEELGARILIQERYEKFGESEEVEMEVESDEEDDKQEKAEEPPSQLDQDTQVQDMDEGSDDEEEGQKVPPPPETPMPPPLPPTPDQVIVRKDYDPKASKPLPPAPAPDEYLVSPITGEKIPASKMQEHMRIGLLDPRWLEQRDRSIREKQSDDEVYAPGLDIESSLKQLAERRTDIFGVEETAIGKKIGEEEIQKPEEKVTWDGHSGSMARTQQAAQANITLQEQIEAIHKAKGLVPEDDTKEKIGPSKPNEIPQQPPPPSSATNIPSSAPPITSVPRPPTMPPPVRTTVVSAVPVMPRPPMASVVRLPPGSVIAPMPPIIHAPRINVVPMPPSAPPIMAPRPPPMIVPTAFVPAPPVAPVPAPAPMPPVHPPPPMEDEPTSKKLKTEDSLMPEEEFLRRNKGPVSIKVQVPNMQDKTEWKLNGQVLVFTLPLTDQVSVIKVKIHEATGMPAGKQKLQYEGIFIKDSNSLAYYNMANGAVIHLALKERGGRKK encoded by the exons ATGCCGGCCGGACCCGTGCAGGCGGTGCCCCCGCCGCCGCCCGTGGCCACCGAGCCCAAACAG CCCACAGAAGAAGAAGCATCTTCAAAGGAGGATTCTGCACCTTCTAAGCCAGTTGTGGGGATTATTTACCCTCCTCCAGAGGTCAGAAATATTGTTGACAAGACTGCCAGCTTTGTGGCCAG AAATGGGCCTGAATTTGAAGCTAGGATCCGACAGAACGAGATCAACAACCCCAAGTTCAACTTTCTGAACCCCAATGACCCTTACCATGCCTATTACCGCCACAAGGTCAGCGAGTTCAAGGAGGGGAAGGCTCAGGAGCCGTCAGCTGCCATCCCCAAAGtcatgcagcagcagcagcaggccaCCCAGCAGCAGCTGCCCCAGAAG GTCCAAGCCCAAGTAATCCAAGAGACCATCGTGCCCAAAGAGCCTCCTCCTGAGTTTGAGTTTATTGCTGATCCCCCCTCCATCTCAGCCTTCGACCTGGATGTGGTGAAGCTGACGGCTCAGTTTGTGGCCAGGAATGGGCGCCAGTTTCTGACCCAGCTGATGCAGAAAGAGCAGCGCAACTACCAGTTTGATTTTCTCCGCCCACAGCACAGCCTCTTTAACTACTTCACGAAGCTAGTGGAGCAGTACACCAAG ATCTTGATTCCACCCAAAGGTTTATTTTCAAAGCTCAAGAAAGAGGCTGAAAACCCCCGAGAAGTTTTGGATCAG GTGTGTTACCGAGTGGAATGGGCCAAATTCCAGGAACgtgagaggaagaaggaagaagaggagaaggagaaggagcgGGTGGCCTATGCTCAGATTGACTGGCATGATTTTGTGGTGGTGGAAACAGTGGACTTCCAACCCAATGAGCAAG GGAACTTCCCTCCCCCCACCACGCCGGAGGAGCTGGGGGCCCGAATCCTCATTCAGGAGCGCTATGAGAAGTTTGGGGAGAGTGAGGAAGTTGAGATGGAGGTCGAGTCTGATGAGGAGGATGACAAACAGGAGAAGGCAGAGGAACCTCCTTCCCAGCTGGACCAGGACACCCAAGTACAAGACATGGATGAG GGTTCAGATGATGAAGAAGAAGGGCAGAAAGTACCCCCACCCCCAGAGACGCCCATGCCTCCACCTCTGCCCCCAACTCCAGACCAAGTCATTGTCCGCAAGGACTATGATCCCAAAG CCTCCAAGCCCTTGCCTCCAGCCCCTGCTCCAGATGAGTATCTTGTGTCCCCCATTACTGGTGAGAAGATCCCTGCCAGCAAAATGCAAGAACACATGCGCATTGGACTTCTTGACCCTCGCTGGCTGGAGCAGCGGGATCGCTCCATCCGTGAGAAGCAGAGTGATGACGAGGTGTACGCACCAG GTCTGGATATTGAGAGCAGCTTGAAGCAGTTGGCTGAGCGGCGTACTGACATCTTTGGTGTAGAGGAAACAGCCATTGGTAAGAAGATCGGTGAGGAGGAGATCCAGAAGCCAGAGGAAAAG GTGACCTGGGATGGCCACTCAGGCAGCATGGCCCGGACCCAGCAGGCTGCCCAGGCCAACATCACCCTCCAGGAGCAGATTGAGGCCATTCACAAAGCCAAAGGCCTGGTGCCAGAGGATGACACCAAAGAGAAGATTGGCCCCAGCAAGCCCAATGAAATCCCTCAACAGCCACCGCCACCATCTTCAGCCACCAACATCCCCAGCTCGGCCCCACCCATCACTTCAGTGCCCCGACCACCCACA ATGCCACCTCCAGTTCGTACTACAGTTGTCTCTGCAGTACCTGTCATGCCCCGGCCCCCAATGGCATCTGTGGTTCGGCTGCCCCCAGGCTCAGTGATCGCCCCCATGCCGCCCATCATCCACGCGCCCAGAATCAACGTGGTGCCCATGCCTCCCTCGGCCCCTCCTATCATGGCCCCCCGCCCACCCCCTATGATTGTGCCAACAG CCTTTGTGCCTGCTCCACCTGTGGCACCTGTCCCAGCTCCAGCCCCAATGCCCCCTGTTCATCCCCCACCTCCCATGGAAGATGAGCCTACCTCCAAAAAACTGAAGACAGAAGATAGCCTCATGCCAGAGGAGGAGTTCCTGCGCAGAAACAAG GGTCCAGTGTCCATCAAAGTCCAGGTGCCCAACATGCAGGATAAGACAGAATGGAAACTGAATGGGCAGGTGCTGGTCTTCACTCTCCCGCTCACGGACCAG GTCTCTGTCATTAAGGTGAAGATTCATGAAGCCACAGGCATGCCTGCAGGGAAACAGAAGCTACAGTATGAG GGTATCTTCATCAAAGATTCCAACTCACTGGCCTACTACAACATGGCCAATGGCGCAGTCATCCACCTGGCCCTCAAGGAGAGAGGCGGGAGGAAGAAGTAG
- the CCDC157 gene encoding coiled-coil domain-containing protein 157 isoform X4, with amino-acid sequence MAHLLGSQACMDSLRTDLTDLQGAIVDVFSRAGPVRFPSWKFPDRMACDLDMVALLEHYDHVPGDPEFTQLSHVVLLELVIDRLLLLLQSCMSYLENLGSEQMMPPARATGPCMSVGLTVRRFWDSLLKLGTLHQQPLPQKGANQRETPTSKPTKGEPARSPECQPAKFIKPSSPVPGLPQTCQEPESIPVKASLQFPATTSRNTRSVYSQTIETALVPCDACASVQGSLQKVGKAVISLCQSQNLPSSLGQFQQLVQDSMGLRPLPAATVGRWAAEQRKDLKRLSKHVEALRAQLEEAEGQKDGLRKQAGKLEQALKQEQGARRRQAEEDEQCLSEWERDKQQLLTETSDLKTKMATLERELKQQQESMQAMETKAQQLQEEGERRAAAERQVQQLEEQVQLLVGRLEGAGQQICWASTELDKEKARVDSMVRHQESLQAKQRALLKQLDSLDQEREELRGSLDEAEAQRAHVEEQLQSEREQGQCQLRAQQLIPQDWLWSPSSKGTQGATQPVQAQSTSPGPLGRQHLPSSKTGRTLLGQPCASPPRQQPCASPPRQPCSQPNKSLLEGVTHLDTCTQNPIKALVRLRKRLSPGRGQASSAHQPQERPM; translated from the exons ATGGCGCACCTGCTGGGCAGCCAGGCCTGCATGGACAGCCTGCGCACAGACCTCACCGACCTGCAGGGTGCCATCGTAGACGTCTTCTCCCGCGCCGGGCCTGTGCGCTTCCCCTCCTGGAAGTTCCCTGACCGCATGGCCTGTGACCTCGACATGGTGGCCCTGCTGGAGCACTATGACCATGTTCCGGGTGACCCCGAGTTCACGCAGCTGTCCCATGTTGTGCTGCTGGAGCTGGTCATCGACAG gctcctgctgctgcttcagagCTGCATGAGCTACTTGGAGAACCTTGGCTCCGAGCAGATGATGCCCCCTGCACGGGCTACGGGGCCCTGCATGTCTGTGGGGCTCACGGTGCGGCGCTTCTGGGATAGCCTGCTGAAGCTAGGCACGCTCCACCAGCAGCCACTCCCCCAG AAAGGGGCAAACCAAAGAGAGACTCCCACCTCCAAGCCCACCAAGGGCGAGCCAGCCAGGAGCCCTGAATGTCAGCCTGCCAAGTTCATCAAGCCCTCCTCCCCAGTGCCAGGCTTGCCCCAGACCTGCCAAGAGCCAGAGAGCATCCCTGTCAAAGCCTCCCTGCAGTTCCCAGCCACGACCTCCAGGAACACCAGGAGTGTCTACTCCCAGACCATTGAGACGGCCCTGGTGCCCTGTGACGCATGCGCCAGCGTCCAGGGAAGCCTGCAGAAGGTGGGCAAGGCGGTCATCAGCCTGTGTCAGAGCCAGAACTTGCCTTCATCCTTAGGCCAGTTCCAGCAACTGGTACAGGACAGCATGGGGCTCAGGCCACTGCCGGCTGCTACAGTGGGCcgctgggcagcagagcaaaggAAAGACCTGAAGCGCCTCAGTAAGCACGTGGAGGCCCTCAGGGCCCAGCTGGAGGAGGCCGAGGGGCAGAAGGATGGCCTGAGGAAGCAGGCGGGCAAGCTGGAGCAGGCGCTGAAACAGGAGCAGGGGGCGCGGCGGCGACAGGCAGAGGAGGATGAGCAGTGCCTGTCCGAGTGGGAGCGTGACAAACAGCAGCTGCTCACAG AAACAAGTGACCTAAAGACAAAGATGGCCACCCTGGAGAGAGAACTGAAGCAACAACAGGAGTCCATGCAGGCTATGG AGACAAAGGCCCAGCAGCTGCAGGAGGAAGGCGAGCGCAGGGCGGCAGCAGAGAGGCAGGTGCAGCAGCTGGAGGAGCAGGTGCAGCTGTTGGTGGGTCGGCTGGAGGGTGCTGGCCAGCAGATCTGCTGGGCCAGCACAGAGCTGGATAAGGAGAAAGCCCGTGTTGACAGCATGGTCCGCCACCAGGAG TCTCTGCAGGCCAAGCAGCGAGCCCTGCTAAAGCAGCTGGACAGCCTGGACCAGGAACGTGAGGAGCTGCGGGGCAGCCTGGATGAGGCTGAGGCCCAGCGGGCCCACGTGGAGGAGCAGCTGCAGAGCGAGCGGGAGCAGGGGCAATGCCAGCTCAGGGCCCAGCAG ctgATCCCGCAGGACTGGCTCTGGTCCCCTTCTAGCAAGGGAACCCAGGGAGCAACACAGCCAGTCCAGGCCCAGAGCACATCCCCAGG GCCCTTGGGCAGACAGCACCTTCCTAGCAGCAAGACGGGCAGGACCCTGCTGGGCCAGCCCTGCGCATCCCCACCTCGGCAGCAGCCCTGCGCATCCCCACCTCGGCAGCCCTGCAGCCAGCCCAACAAGTCCTTGCTGGAGGGTGTGACCCACTTGGATACCTGCACCCAGAACCCCATCAAGGCCTTGGTCAGGCTGAGGAAGAGACTGTCACCTGGCCGGGGACAGGCCAGCTCTGCACACCAGCCCCAGGAGCGGCCCATGTAG
- the CCDC157 gene encoding coiled-coil domain-containing protein 157 isoform X3 produces the protein MAHLLGSQACMDSLRTDLTDLQGAIVDVFSRAGPVRFPSWKFPDRMACDLDMVALLEHYDHVPGDPEFTQLSHVVLLELVIDRLLLLLQSCMSYLENLGSEQMMPPARATGPCMSVGLTVRRFWDSLLKLGTLHQQPLPQKGANQRETPTSKPTKGEPARSPECQPAKFIKPSSPVPGLPQTCQEPESIPVKASLQFPATTSRNTRSVYSQTIETALVPCDACASVQGSLQKVGKAVISLCQSQNLPSSLGQFQQLVQDSMGLRPLPAATVGRWAAEQRKDLKRLSKHVEALRAQLEEAEGQKDGLRKQAGKLEQALKQEQGARRRQAEEDEQCLSEWERDKQQLLTETSDLKTKMATLERELKQQQESMQAMETKAQQLQEEGERRAAAERQVQQLEEQVQLLVGRLEGAGQQICWASTELDKEKARVDSMVRHQESLQAKQRALLKQLDSLDQEREELRGSLDEAEAQRAHVEEQLQSEREQGQCQLRAQQELLQSLQREKQGLEQATTDLRLTILELERELVELRERERLLVAFPDLHQPTETQIQIHDSGNVTDHMERQVQANDIRIQVLQEENGRLQSMLSKIREVAQQGGLKLIPQDWLWSPSSKGTQGATQPVQAQSTSPGPLGRQHLPSSKTGRTLLGQPCASPPRQQPCASPPRQPCSQPNKSLLEGVTHLDTCTQNPIKALVRLRKRLSPGRGQASSAHQPQERPM, from the exons ATGGCGCACCTGCTGGGCAGCCAGGCCTGCATGGACAGCCTGCGCACAGACCTCACCGACCTGCAGGGTGCCATCGTAGACGTCTTCTCCCGCGCCGGGCCTGTGCGCTTCCCCTCCTGGAAGTTCCCTGACCGCATGGCCTGTGACCTCGACATGGTGGCCCTGCTGGAGCACTATGACCATGTTCCGGGTGACCCCGAGTTCACGCAGCTGTCCCATGTTGTGCTGCTGGAGCTGGTCATCGACAG gctcctgctgctgcttcagagCTGCATGAGCTACTTGGAGAACCTTGGCTCCGAGCAGATGATGCCCCCTGCACGGGCTACGGGGCCCTGCATGTCTGTGGGGCTCACGGTGCGGCGCTTCTGGGATAGCCTGCTGAAGCTAGGCACGCTCCACCAGCAGCCACTCCCCCAG AAAGGGGCAAACCAAAGAGAGACTCCCACCTCCAAGCCCACCAAGGGCGAGCCAGCCAGGAGCCCTGAATGTCAGCCTGCCAAGTTCATCAAGCCCTCCTCCCCAGTGCCAGGCTTGCCCCAGACCTGCCAAGAGCCAGAGAGCATCCCTGTCAAAGCCTCCCTGCAGTTCCCAGCCACGACCTCCAGGAACACCAGGAGTGTCTACTCCCAGACCATTGAGACGGCCCTGGTGCCCTGTGACGCATGCGCCAGCGTCCAGGGAAGCCTGCAGAAGGTGGGCAAGGCGGTCATCAGCCTGTGTCAGAGCCAGAACTTGCCTTCATCCTTAGGCCAGTTCCAGCAACTGGTACAGGACAGCATGGGGCTCAGGCCACTGCCGGCTGCTACAGTGGGCcgctgggcagcagagcaaaggAAAGACCTGAAGCGCCTCAGTAAGCACGTGGAGGCCCTCAGGGCCCAGCTGGAGGAGGCCGAGGGGCAGAAGGATGGCCTGAGGAAGCAGGCGGGCAAGCTGGAGCAGGCGCTGAAACAGGAGCAGGGGGCGCGGCGGCGACAGGCAGAGGAGGATGAGCAGTGCCTGTCCGAGTGGGAGCGTGACAAACAGCAGCTGCTCACAG AAACAAGTGACCTAAAGACAAAGATGGCCACCCTGGAGAGAGAACTGAAGCAACAACAGGAGTCCATGCAGGCTATGG AGACAAAGGCCCAGCAGCTGCAGGAGGAAGGCGAGCGCAGGGCGGCAGCAGAGAGGCAGGTGCAGCAGCTGGAGGAGCAGGTGCAGCTGTTGGTGGGTCGGCTGGAGGGTGCTGGCCAGCAGATCTGCTGGGCCAGCACAGAGCTGGATAAGGAGAAAGCCCGTGTTGACAGCATGGTCCGCCACCAGGAG TCTCTGCAGGCCAAGCAGCGAGCCCTGCTAAAGCAGCTGGACAGCCTGGACCAGGAACGTGAGGAGCTGCGGGGCAGCCTGGATGAGGCTGAGGCCCAGCGGGCCCACGTGGAGGAGCAGCTGCAGAGCGAGCGGGAGCAGGGGCAATGCCAGCTCAGGGCCCAGCAG GAGCTGCTGCAGAGCCTGCAGAGGGAGAAGCAAGGCCTGGAGCAGGCGACTACGGACCTGCGGCTAACCATCCTGGAGCTAGAGCGGGAGCTGGTGGAGCTCAGGGAGCGGGAGCGGCTGCTGGTGGCCTTCCCAGACCTGCACCAGCCCACCGAGACCCAGATCCAGATCCATG ACTCTGGCAACGTCACAGATCACATGGAGAGGCAAGTGCAGGCCAACGACATCCGCATCCAGGTCCTACAGGAGGAGAACGGGCGGCTCCAATCAATGTTGTCCAAAATCCGGGAAGTGGCCCAGCAGGGTGGCCTCAAG ctgATCCCGCAGGACTGGCTCTGGTCCCCTTCTAGCAAGGGAACCCAGGGAGCAACACAGCCAGTCCAGGCCCAGAGCACATCCCCAGG GCCCTTGGGCAGACAGCACCTTCCTAGCAGCAAGACGGGCAGGACCCTGCTGGGCCAGCCCTGCGCATCCCCACCTCGGCAGCAGCCCTGCGCATCCCCACCTCGGCAGCCCTGCAGCCAGCCCAACAAGTCCTTGCTGGAGGGTGTGACCCACTTGGATACCTGCACCCAGAACCCCATCAAGGCCTTGGTCAGGCTGAGGAAGAGACTGTCACCTGGCCGGGGACAGGCCAGCTCTGCACACCAGCCCCAGGAGCGGCCCATGTAG
- the CCDC157 gene encoding coiled-coil domain-containing protein 157 isoform X2, whose amino-acid sequence MAHLLGSQACMDSLRTDLTDLQGAIVDVFSRAGPVRFPSWKFPDRMACDLDMVALLEHYDHVPGDPEFTQLSHVVLLELVIDRLLLLLQSCMSYLENLGSEQMMPPARATGPCMSVGLTVRRFWDSLLKLGTLHQQPLPQKGANQRETPTSKPTKGEPARSPECQPAKFIKPSSPVPGLPQTCQEPESIPVKASLQFPATTSRNTRSVYSQTIETALVPCDACASVQGSLQKVGKAVISLCQSQNLPSSLGQFQQLVQDSMGLRPLPAATVGRWAAEQRKDLKRLSKHVEALRAQLEEAEGQKDGLRKQAGKLEQALKQEQGARRRQAEEDEQCLSEWERDKQQLLTETSDLKTKMATLERELKQQQESMQAMETKAQQLQEEGERRAAAERQVQQLEEQVQLLVGRLEGAGQQICWASTELDKEKARVDSMVRHQESLQAKQRALLKQLDSLDQEREELRGSLDEAEAQRAHVEEQLQSEREQGQCQLRAQQELLQSLQREKQGLEQATTDLRLTILELERELVELRERERLLVAFPDLHQPTETQIQIHGGRSSSVESQITCPTDSGNVTDHMERQVQANDIRIQVLQEENGRLQSMLSKIREVAQQGGLKLIPQDWLWSPSSKGTQGATQPVQAQSTSPGPLGRQHLPSSKTGRTLLGQPCASPPRQQPCASPPRQPCSQPNKSLLEGVTHLDTCTQNPIKALVRLRKRLSPGRGQASSAHQPQERPM is encoded by the exons ATGGCGCACCTGCTGGGCAGCCAGGCCTGCATGGACAGCCTGCGCACAGACCTCACCGACCTGCAGGGTGCCATCGTAGACGTCTTCTCCCGCGCCGGGCCTGTGCGCTTCCCCTCCTGGAAGTTCCCTGACCGCATGGCCTGTGACCTCGACATGGTGGCCCTGCTGGAGCACTATGACCATGTTCCGGGTGACCCCGAGTTCACGCAGCTGTCCCATGTTGTGCTGCTGGAGCTGGTCATCGACAG gctcctgctgctgcttcagagCTGCATGAGCTACTTGGAGAACCTTGGCTCCGAGCAGATGATGCCCCCTGCACGGGCTACGGGGCCCTGCATGTCTGTGGGGCTCACGGTGCGGCGCTTCTGGGATAGCCTGCTGAAGCTAGGCACGCTCCACCAGCAGCCACTCCCCCAG AAAGGGGCAAACCAAAGAGAGACTCCCACCTCCAAGCCCACCAAGGGCGAGCCAGCCAGGAGCCCTGAATGTCAGCCTGCCAAGTTCATCAAGCCCTCCTCCCCAGTGCCAGGCTTGCCCCAGACCTGCCAAGAGCCAGAGAGCATCCCTGTCAAAGCCTCCCTGCAGTTCCCAGCCACGACCTCCAGGAACACCAGGAGTGTCTACTCCCAGACCATTGAGACGGCCCTGGTGCCCTGTGACGCATGCGCCAGCGTCCAGGGAAGCCTGCAGAAGGTGGGCAAGGCGGTCATCAGCCTGTGTCAGAGCCAGAACTTGCCTTCATCCTTAGGCCAGTTCCAGCAACTGGTACAGGACAGCATGGGGCTCAGGCCACTGCCGGCTGCTACAGTGGGCcgctgggcagcagagcaaaggAAAGACCTGAAGCGCCTCAGTAAGCACGTGGAGGCCCTCAGGGCCCAGCTGGAGGAGGCCGAGGGGCAGAAGGATGGCCTGAGGAAGCAGGCGGGCAAGCTGGAGCAGGCGCTGAAACAGGAGCAGGGGGCGCGGCGGCGACAGGCAGAGGAGGATGAGCAGTGCCTGTCCGAGTGGGAGCGTGACAAACAGCAGCTGCTCACAG AAACAAGTGACCTAAAGACAAAGATGGCCACCCTGGAGAGAGAACTGAAGCAACAACAGGAGTCCATGCAGGCTATGG AGACAAAGGCCCAGCAGCTGCAGGAGGAAGGCGAGCGCAGGGCGGCAGCAGAGAGGCAGGTGCAGCAGCTGGAGGAGCAGGTGCAGCTGTTGGTGGGTCGGCTGGAGGGTGCTGGCCAGCAGATCTGCTGGGCCAGCACAGAGCTGGATAAGGAGAAAGCCCGTGTTGACAGCATGGTCCGCCACCAGGAG TCTCTGCAGGCCAAGCAGCGAGCCCTGCTAAAGCAGCTGGACAGCCTGGACCAGGAACGTGAGGAGCTGCGGGGCAGCCTGGATGAGGCTGAGGCCCAGCGGGCCCACGTGGAGGAGCAGCTGCAGAGCGAGCGGGAGCAGGGGCAATGCCAGCTCAGGGCCCAGCAG GAGCTGCTGCAGAGCCTGCAGAGGGAGAAGCAAGGCCTGGAGCAGGCGACTACGGACCTGCGGCTAACCATCCTGGAGCTAGAGCGGGAGCTGGTGGAGCTCAGGGAGCGGGAGCGGCTGCTGGTGGCCTTCCCAGACCTGCACCAGCCCACCGAGACCCAGATCCAGATCCATG GAGGCAGATCCAGCAGCGTGGAATCCCAGATAACATGTCCCACAGACTCTGGCAACGTCACAGATCACATGGAGAGGCAAGTGCAGGCCAACGACATCCGCATCCAGGTCCTACAGGAGGAGAACGGGCGGCTCCAATCAATGTTGTCCAAAATCCGGGAAGTGGCCCAGCAGGGTGGCCTCAAG ctgATCCCGCAGGACTGGCTCTGGTCCCCTTCTAGCAAGGGAACCCAGGGAGCAACACAGCCAGTCCAGGCCCAGAGCACATCCCCAGG GCCCTTGGGCAGACAGCACCTTCCTAGCAGCAAGACGGGCAGGACCCTGCTGGGCCAGCCCTGCGCATCCCCACCTCGGCAGCAGCCCTGCGCATCCCCACCTCGGCAGCCCTGCAGCCAGCCCAACAAGTCCTTGCTGGAGGGTGTGACCCACTTGGATACCTGCACCCAGAACCCCATCAAGGCCTTGGTCAGGCTGAGGAAGAGACTGTCACCTGGCCGGGGACAGGCCAGCTCTGCACACCAGCCCCAGGAGCGGCCCATGTAG